One window from the genome of Nitrosospira multiformis encodes:
- a CDS encoding OmpA family protein, giving the protein MKNIVAKKLLLGAVVLPVLFSGTAMAQEQPEAYASDGRGPVARDSSGDCWRTGYWTPAMAIYECDPDLFPAPEKKAEAPAPVAPAPAPAAVTEPEKISLSADELFDFDKAVLKPGGKQALDDLVSKLGGIKYDTIVAIGYADRIGADDYNKKLSLRRAEAVKAYLVKEKGIPADKIFTDGKGEANSVTGDTCKGTKATKALIQCLQPDRRVEVEVAGTRATAQ; this is encoded by the coding sequence ATGAAAAATATAGTAGCGAAAAAACTCTTGCTTGGAGCAGTTGTTCTGCCGGTGCTGTTTTCGGGAACCGCCATGGCGCAAGAGCAACCTGAAGCTTACGCAAGTGATGGCCGTGGTCCGGTGGCCAGGGATTCTTCCGGCGACTGTTGGCGTACAGGCTATTGGACGCCTGCCATGGCGATATACGAATGCGATCCTGATCTGTTTCCAGCACCCGAGAAAAAAGCTGAAGCGCCCGCCCCTGTGGCTCCCGCGCCTGCTCCGGCTGCAGTGACGGAGCCTGAAAAAATATCCTTGTCCGCTGATGAACTATTCGATTTCGATAAGGCCGTCCTGAAACCCGGGGGCAAGCAAGCTCTGGATGACCTTGTAAGCAAACTTGGGGGCATCAAATACGACACAATCGTTGCCATTGGCTATGCTGACCGTATCGGCGCCGATGACTACAATAAGAAACTCTCGCTGCGTCGCGCTGAGGCTGTCAAGGCATACCTGGTGAAAGAAAAAGGTATCCCCGCCGACAAGATCTTTACCGATGGTAAAGGCGAAGCCAATTCGGTAACCGGCGATACATGCAAAGGCACCAAGGCAACCAAAGCTCTGATCCAATGCCTGCAACCTGACCGTCGCGTTGAAGTTGAAGTTGCCGGTACGCGGGCAACAGCGCAATAA
- a CDS encoding ribbon-helix-helix protein, CopG family, producing MAITHSLPGEFLSEAAEAKKERLIFEVNPEALKLFDELRVRTGASTRSELFRNLLKFASASVDDLEEGYIPLLKDKEGNLLKSTGHKFLVWR from the coding sequence ATGGCTATCACTCACTCCCTCCCAGGAGAGTTTCTTTCCGAAGCGGCGGAAGCAAAAAAAGAGCGTCTTATTTTTGAAGTCAATCCAGAAGCACTTAAATTGTTTGATGAGCTGCGTGTAAGAACAGGCGCAAGCACTCGGTCTGAGCTTTTTAGAAACCTCCTTAAATTTGCTTCTGCTTCTGTAGATGACTTGGAAGAGGGCTATATCCCCTTACTTAAAGATAAAGAGGGAAACTTGCTTAAGTCAACAGGACATAAGTTTTTAGTCTGGCGTTAA
- a CDS encoding isoaspartyl peptidase/L-asparaginase family protein, translating into MTIQTNTASADTSPIRLVIHGGAGTIARRKLTSDLEQAYRQVLSQSLAAGHAVLEAGGSSIDAVIAAIVVMEDSPLFNAGKGSVFSNAGRNELDASIMDGSTRMAGAVAGVTTIRNPIRAAHAVMTQSAHVMLIGQGADAFAAEKGLEIVDPSYFHTQFRWNQLQKAIAEERILRDHDAGPDMPLPDANEKRGTVGAVALDRHGNLAAGTSTGGLTNKRFGRVGDSPVIGAGTYADNRSVAVSATGTGEIFIRTVAAFNTAAQVRLQHIPITEAADNTLAEIAAIGGDGGLIVLDAKGNYAMRFNTSGMYRGTIGSNGIMRVEIFS; encoded by the coding sequence ATGACGATACAAACGAATACCGCTAGCGCGGATACTTCCCCGATCCGGCTGGTGATTCATGGTGGCGCTGGCACTATCGCACGCCGCAAGCTGACATCAGACCTCGAGCAGGCTTACAGGCAGGTGCTTTCGCAATCGCTGGCCGCTGGCCATGCAGTGCTTGAAGCAGGCGGCAGCAGCATCGATGCCGTCATCGCGGCAATTGTGGTGATGGAGGATTCGCCTTTATTCAATGCCGGGAAGGGTTCGGTGTTTAGTAATGCCGGCCGCAACGAGCTGGACGCATCGATCATGGATGGTTCCACACGCATGGCAGGTGCTGTTGCCGGGGTTACAACGATTCGCAACCCGATCCGCGCTGCACACGCCGTGATGACGCAAAGCGCGCATGTAATGCTGATCGGCCAGGGGGCCGATGCTTTCGCTGCCGAGAAGGGTCTGGAGATTGTCGATCCGTCCTATTTCCATACGCAATTCCGCTGGAATCAATTGCAAAAAGCCATTGCCGAGGAACGCATACTGCGCGATCACGATGCGGGTCCCGATATGCCGCTACCTGACGCGAATGAAAAGCGCGGAACAGTGGGTGCCGTGGCGCTGGATCGTCATGGCAATCTCGCTGCCGGCACATCGACTGGCGGGCTTACGAACAAGCGCTTCGGGCGTGTAGGCGATTCGCCGGTCATCGGTGCCGGAACCTACGCGGACAATCGTTCGGTTGCAGTATCCGCGACCGGCACCGGAGAAATATTCATTCGCACTGTCGCTGCGTTCAACACGGCGGCACAGGTACGGTTGCAGCATATTCCAATTACCGAGGCGGCGGATAACACTCTGGCGGAAATTGCTGCCATCGGCGGGGATGGCGGTTTGATCGTGCTGGATGCAAAAGGCAATTATGCAATGCGGTTCAACACCAGCGGCATGTACCGCGGCACTATCGGCAGCAATGGCATCATGCGGGTAGAAATTTTTTCATAG
- a CDS encoding CsbD family protein yields the protein MNKDQIKGTAKDISGKIQEEAGKITGSKEDQAKGLAKQVEGKIQKGVGDAKETIKDAANKL from the coding sequence ATGAATAAGGATCAAATCAAGGGTACGGCTAAAGACATCAGCGGAAAGATTCAGGAAGAGGCCGGTAAAATAACTGGCAGCAAAGAGGATCAAGCAAAAGGTCTCGCCAAGCAGGTTGAAGGAAAGATACAAAAAGGTGTGGGAGATGCCAAGGAAACGATTAAGGATGCAGCCAACAAGCTATAG
- the ubiG gene encoding bifunctional 2-polyprenyl-6-hydroxyphenol methylase/3-demethylubiquinol 3-O-methyltransferase UbiG, with translation MIKETEEKSVNVDPLELEKFSQLAHRWWDPNSEFKPLHEINPLRLDYIDRFAGLSGKTVLDVGCGGGILSESMAGRGAHVTGIDLGDKPLKVAKLHLLETGKKVNYRKIAVEDLAREQPHHYDVITCMEMLEHVPSPASIVRACAELAKPGGWIFFSTINRNPKSYLFAIIGAEYVLNLLPRGTHDYAKFIKPSELARMAREAGLEVEDIIGMTYNPITKIYALEPDSDVNYVMVYRA, from the coding sequence ATGATTAAGGAAACGGAAGAAAAGAGCGTAAATGTTGATCCGCTGGAATTGGAGAAGTTCAGTCAGCTGGCGCATCGCTGGTGGGACCCCAACAGTGAATTCAAGCCGCTGCATGAAATTAATCCGCTGCGGCTGGACTATATTGACCGGTTTGCCGGTCTATCAGGCAAAACCGTGCTGGATGTGGGCTGTGGCGGCGGTATTTTGTCGGAAAGCATGGCGGGGCGGGGCGCGCATGTCACTGGCATCGATCTGGGCGACAAACCCCTGAAAGTAGCAAAACTGCACCTGCTGGAAACCGGTAAAAAAGTGAATTACCGCAAGATCGCGGTGGAAGATCTCGCCCGGGAGCAGCCGCATCATTATGATGTGATTACCTGCATGGAAATGCTCGAGCACGTGCCCAGTCCGGCAAGCATCGTGCGCGCGTGCGCCGAACTTGCCAAGCCGGGTGGCTGGATCTTCTTCTCGACCATCAACCGCAACCCGAAGTCATATCTGTTCGCTATCATTGGCGCCGAATACGTATTGAATCTGCTGCCGCGAGGCACGCATGATTATGCAAAATTCATCAAACCATCGGAACTCGCCCGCATGGCTCGTGAAGCGGGCCTTGAAGTGGAAGATATCATCGGCATGACTTACAACCCCATTACCAAGATCTACGCATTGGAGCCGGATTCTGACGTGAACTACGTCATGGTGTACCGTGCCTGA
- a CDS encoding SLC13 family permease has protein sequence MDDKTLAVLSPLQSLRKDYFFWALLALLVWLTATKPQQLLIYPTLVDWPTIAALTGLLVLTKGVELSGYLHHLGKHLILRMPTDRSLAMFLVFTAAFLSTLLTNDVALFIVVPLTVGLRAVSTVPVTRLVVFEAFAVNAGSALTPIGNPQNLFLSQLHQIPFYHYVGAMLPLVLVFLLPLLLLTAYAFTGHRIAIRDGTDLLPLNKRLLYLSLALYFPFVVSIDAHQAEAAAIVVLAIFLITHRRVLARVDWALILVFMLMFIDMRLIAQESTVRSFIEQLELSDPQHLYFTGVAISQLISNVPAAILLAEYSNDWQLIAYAVNVGGFGFILGSLANIIALRMARDSRAWLTFHAFSLPFLLVISGLVYLWLFFF, from the coding sequence ATGGACGATAAGACTCTCGCCGTCCTTTCTCCGCTGCAATCGCTTCGCAAGGACTATTTTTTCTGGGCACTTCTTGCGTTACTCGTCTGGTTAACCGCAACGAAACCACAGCAACTCCTCATTTATCCCACGTTGGTGGATTGGCCGACCATCGCTGCACTGACCGGCCTGCTGGTGCTTACCAAAGGCGTGGAGCTATCCGGCTACCTGCATCATCTAGGCAAGCACCTGATCTTGCGAATGCCCACAGATCGGTCGTTAGCCATGTTTCTTGTGTTTACCGCGGCATTCCTGTCTACCCTGCTCACCAACGATGTCGCGCTATTCATTGTCGTCCCGCTGACCGTGGGCTTGCGTGCGGTCAGTACGGTACCCGTGACGCGGCTTGTCGTCTTCGAAGCATTTGCAGTCAATGCCGGTTCCGCCCTCACGCCGATTGGAAACCCACAGAATCTGTTTCTCTCGCAACTCCATCAAATCCCGTTTTATCATTATGTTGGCGCGATGTTGCCGCTCGTCCTGGTTTTTCTTCTTCCGCTTCTTCTGCTTACCGCTTATGCATTTACCGGCCACCGTATCGCCATCAGAGACGGTACTGATCTGCTTCCCCTGAACAAGAGGCTGTTGTATCTGTCCCTGGCTTTGTATTTTCCGTTTGTAGTATCCATTGATGCACACCAGGCCGAAGCGGCGGCGATTGTGGTGCTGGCGATCTTCCTCATTACCCATCGGCGGGTGCTGGCAAGGGTCGATTGGGCACTGATCCTGGTATTCATGCTCATGTTCATCGACATGCGGCTGATTGCGCAAGAATCAACGGTGCGTTCGTTTATCGAGCAGTTGGAATTGAGCGATCCCCAGCATCTCTACTTCACGGGCGTTGCCATTTCTCAGCTTATCAGCAATGTGCCGGCCGCGATCTTGTTGGCCGAGTATTCGAATGATTGGCAATTAATCGCCTATGCAGTAAATGTCGGCGGCTTTGGTTTCATATTGGGGTCATTGGCTAACATCATCGCACTCCGCATGGCTCGTGATAGCAGGGCTTGGCTGACTTTTCACGCGTTCTCCCTGCCGTTTTTATTGGTGATCAGCGGACTCGTCTATCTATGGCTGTTTTTCTTCTAA
- a CDS encoding TRZ/ATZ family hydrolase — MIYPVKIDTLLEARWIIPVEPAGEVLRDHAIAIDKGLIQAILPVAEAHSQFSSGERIVLGNHALIPGLVNLHIHAAMSLMRGMADDLLLMEWLHNHIWPAETRHVDAGFVFDGTRLACAEMLRGGITCFNDMYFFPEASVQAVLASGMRAAVGMIIIDFPTAYASDADDYLAKGLALRDEYSHHPLLSFCFAPHAPYTVSDKVFANVLTYAEQLDLPIHIHLHETDDEITSSLKTTGVRPIERLYKLGLLGPNLIAVHMVHLSSDEIGLMAQQGCSVAHCPSSNLKLASGLAPIASLLDKGVNVGLGTDGAASNNRLDMFEEMRFAALLAKGQSGRADTLPAWQALQMATLNGARALGLGALTGSLIAGKAADITAVDFSSLELAPCYDPVSHLVYTAGREHVSHVWVNGKMLLNDGELTTLNEQELLLRAQFWREQMTDGMKS, encoded by the coding sequence ATGATCTATCCTGTAAAAATCGATACGTTGCTGGAAGCGCGATGGATAATTCCGGTGGAACCCGCCGGTGAGGTGTTACGCGATCATGCGATTGCAATCGATAAAGGGCTAATTCAGGCAATTTTACCGGTTGCCGAGGCGCATTCGCAATTTTCTTCCGGTGAACGGATTGTTCTCGGCAATCATGCGTTGATTCCGGGTCTCGTCAATCTTCATATTCATGCCGCCATGTCGCTGATGCGCGGCATGGCGGATGACTTGCTGTTGATGGAGTGGCTTCACAACCATATATGGCCTGCTGAAACACGGCACGTTGATGCAGGGTTTGTCTTTGATGGAACCCGGCTGGCCTGTGCCGAAATGCTACGGGGTGGAATCACCTGCTTCAATGACATGTATTTCTTTCCCGAGGCATCGGTTCAGGCGGTGCTGGCCTCCGGCATGCGTGCCGCCGTGGGTATGATCATCATCGACTTTCCCACGGCTTATGCCAGCGACGCCGATGATTATTTGGCCAAAGGCCTGGCGCTGCGGGATGAGTACAGCCATCACCCGCTGTTATCATTCTGCTTTGCGCCGCATGCCCCTTACACGGTGAGTGATAAGGTTTTTGCCAATGTCCTGACCTATGCTGAGCAGCTTGATCTGCCCATCCATATTCATCTGCACGAAACTGATGACGAAATCACAAGTAGTCTGAAAACCACCGGCGTACGCCCGATAGAGCGCCTGTACAAACTTGGCTTGCTGGGGCCCAATCTGATCGCCGTGCACATGGTCCATCTCAGCAGCGACGAAATCGGGCTGATGGCGCAACAAGGCTGCTCCGTGGCGCATTGCCCTTCTTCCAATCTGAAGCTGGCCAGCGGGCTTGCGCCCATCGCTTCGCTGCTGGATAAAGGTGTTAACGTCGGCCTGGGAACGGATGGGGCCGCCAGCAATAATCGCCTCGATATGTTCGAGGAAATGCGCTTCGCCGCGCTGCTGGCGAAGGGCCAGAGCGGCAGGGCGGATACGTTGCCCGCATGGCAGGCGTTGCAAATGGCGACACTCAACGGTGCCAGGGCGCTAGGGCTGGGTGCGCTCACCGGTTCACTGATCGCGGGTAAAGCAGCCGACATCACCGCGGTGGATTTTTCCAGCCTCGAACTCGCACCCTGTTACGACCCTGTTTCGCATCTTGTTTATACCGCCGGACGCGAACATGTGAGCCATGTGTGGGTAAATGGTAAAATGCTGTTGAATGATGGAGAATTGACCACTTTGAATGAGCAGGAACTATTGCTCAGGGCACAATTCTGGCGGGAACAGATGACGGACGGGATGAAGAGCTAA
- a CDS encoding HAD-IA family hydrolase translates to MIRAVLFDLDGTLANTAPDLGHALNRQRIARGLSALPIALIRTEASAGARGLLGLGFNIKPGDTGYDAMRNEFLDFYAERLCDETSLFPGVAELLDQIEARGLPWGIVTNKPARFTLPLMRELGLNHRAACIVSGGDTTHSKPHPEPLLTASSMMAIVPAECVYLGDDYRDVQASLAAGMEPIIAKYGYLGNGHPPESWGAKYLIDHPRELLNYL, encoded by the coding sequence ATGATTAGAGCCGTTCTCTTCGATCTCGACGGGACCCTTGCCAACACCGCACCCGATTTGGGGCATGCCCTCAATCGGCAGCGCATCGCACGTGGCCTCTCAGCCTTGCCGATAGCGCTTATCCGTACCGAAGCCTCGGCCGGTGCGCGCGGGCTGCTTGGGCTCGGGTTCAATATTAAACCGGGCGATACTGGCTATGATGCCATGCGCAATGAGTTCCTCGATTTTTATGCTGAACGCCTGTGCGATGAAACCAGTCTGTTTCCGGGCGTGGCCGAGCTGCTTGACCAGATCGAGGCTCGCGGGCTTCCGTGGGGAATCGTGACCAATAAACCTGCGCGCTTTACCCTGCCGTTGATGCGGGAGCTGGGCTTGAACCACCGCGCCGCATGTATTGTCAGCGGTGGCGACACGACTCACTCCAAGCCGCACCCGGAGCCGCTGCTGACAGCAAGCAGCATGATGGCCATTGTACCCGCTGAATGCGTTTACCTGGGCGACGACTACCGCGACGTGCAGGCAAGCCTGGCTGCAGGGATGGAGCCGATCATCGCCAAGTATGGCTATCTGGGAAATGGGCATCCCCCTGAATCATGGGGCGCAAAATATCTCATCGATCATCCCCGGGAACTGCTTAATTACCTTTAG
- a CDS encoding tetratricopeptide repeat protein — MSWGTDILNWARDQGPLANLLGIMSFMGAAGGTVYAVMKRRFQRDKLLLENAEARLTLKNEELAALRQERDQFKQYDPSIWLKSAEKERKDGNEEKAVAILRTSTMLVNDGLHETYLALARYHISIYPDQGETLQLQEAERVARIASLLRPDDSAVTLLLEEINETMVMENIHQGHYNPENLNFVAPDVGLYGGELGSYVVEQLLTLAHKHAVAGRYIFYERLAYRARCIELRESGKTSPLTLIARFTWAQALSLNGFFLPAITEIDSISPLLSNAEDADTQLAARHLRARILKNLGRYEEALREINSLLPIKERLSGTEHPETLAAHTLRAEILKSLERYEEALLEIDTLLPIRERISGAEHPDTLTARTLRAESMMDLGRPAEALREIDTLLPIRERVSGAEHPDTITTRYERASILDWIGHHEEALREIDTLLPIRERVSGAEHPSTLNERNLRVIILNALGRHEEALREIDSILPIWERVSGAEHPGTLIGRDLRARILDNLGRHEEALREIDTLLPIRERVSGAEHTRSIAARTLRAMILANLGR; from the coding sequence ATGAGTTGGGGCACGGACATCCTAAACTGGGCGAGGGACCAAGGGCCTCTTGCCAATCTGCTAGGGATCATGAGTTTCATGGGCGCAGCTGGGGGTACCGTTTATGCTGTGATGAAGAGACGGTTCCAGCGAGATAAGCTTCTCTTGGAGAATGCAGAAGCCCGACTTACGCTAAAAAACGAGGAATTAGCAGCATTAAGGCAGGAGAGGGATCAGTTTAAACAGTATGACCCATCCATCTGGCTTAAATCCGCCGAGAAAGAACGCAAGGACGGAAACGAAGAAAAAGCCGTAGCTATATTGCGCACCAGTACCATGCTAGTCAATGACGGCCTGCATGAGACATATCTCGCGCTAGCGCGGTACCACATTTCGATCTATCCGGATCAAGGTGAGACTCTGCAGCTCCAGGAAGCTGAGCGCGTGGCACGCATAGCTTCTCTCTTGAGGCCCGACGATTCCGCCGTGACATTGCTGCTAGAGGAGATTAACGAAACAATGGTAATGGAAAACATCCACCAAGGGCACTACAACCCAGAGAATTTAAATTTCGTGGCACCAGATGTAGGGCTTTATGGAGGTGAGTTGGGATCGTATGTCGTGGAACAGCTATTAACTCTGGCGCACAAACACGCCGTTGCGGGGCGATATATATTTTACGAGAGGTTGGCATATCGGGCGCGGTGCATTGAATTACGTGAGAGTGGGAAAACTTCGCCCCTTACGCTCATCGCACGATTCACGTGGGCTCAGGCATTGAGTTTAAATGGCTTTTTTTTGCCAGCGATAACCGAAATCGACAGCATATCGCCGCTCCTCAGCAACGCTGAAGATGCGGACACGCAACTCGCTGCGCGCCACTTACGAGCGAGGATTCTGAAGAATCTTGGACGCTACGAAGAGGCGCTGCGGGAGATCAACAGCCTGCTGCCAATCAAGGAGCGTCTCAGTGGCACAGAACATCCGGAGACGCTCGCCGCTCACACTCTGCGAGCGGAGATTCTGAAGAGTCTCGAACGCTATGAGGAGGCATTGCTGGAGATCGACACACTACTACCAATCAGGGAGCGCATCAGCGGTGCTGAACATCCGGATACGCTTACTGCTCGCACACTGCGAGCGGAAAGTATGATGGATCTAGGGCGTCCCGCGGAGGCGCTGCGGGAGATCGACACACTACTGCCGATCAGGGAGCGTGTCAGCGGCGCCGAACATCCGGATACGATCACAACGCGCTATGAAAGGGCAAGCATTCTTGATTGGATCGGGCACCACGAGGAGGCACTGCGGGAGATCGATACCTTACTGCCGATCAGGGAGCGTGTCAGCGGTGCCGAACATCCGAGCACCCTCAACGAACGCAATTTGCGAGTGATAATTTTGAACGCTCTTGGGCGCCACGAGGAGGCATTGCGGGAGATCGACAGCATACTGCCTATCTGGGAGCGGGTCAGCGGCGCCGAACATCCGGGCACCCTCATCGGGCGCGATTTGCGAGCAAGGATTCTGGATAATCTTGGGCGCCACGAAGAAGCACTGCGGGAGATCGACACCTTACTGCCGATCAGGGAGCGCGTCAGCGGCGCCGAACATACGCGATCGATCGCCGCTCGCACTCTGCGTGCAATGATTCTAGCCAATCTTGGGCGCTAA
- a CDS encoding DVUA0089 family protein has protein sequence MGIRKNQSTLSAAEKAAFVAAVKALKANGDYDIFVAQHRAAFMASPNDPAHGGPAFLPWHREYLRRFELALQQIDSSVSIPYWDWTVDRTAGASLWAANFMGGNGAGASRQVTTGPFAFSTGEWTLTVRDPGDTVTFLTRAFGAMGALPTQQGVSATLNVVPYDSAPWNSNSSTSTSFRNRLEGVIHNPGHMWVGGSMMAMSSPNDPVFWLHHCNIDRLWAEWQRENPAAIYLPPSGTPNVVAGHGRDDPMPPWNNEASPPTPRSVLDHHALGYTYDDEGVVSPEVVPLTVGAPATSAAIGQAGEIDIYSFVVTTPGTHVIGTQGSTDVVTGLYGPNDMATIITEDDDSGPGANSRIERNLSAGTYYVRVRHYSGSSVGSYSISVSGSAPQPGNPTIQVNGPAVQGTIAAANERDMYTFTVTNSGTHTIETAGSTDCFLTLFGPGNPATFIAQDDDSGPGTNSRIAVNLAPGVYYAQVRHYSPTGTGSYSISVRT, from the coding sequence ATGGGAATCCGAAAAAATCAGTCCACCCTGTCAGCCGCCGAGAAAGCCGCATTTGTCGCTGCGGTGAAGGCGCTGAAGGCAAACGGCGACTACGACATATTCGTTGCTCAACATCGCGCGGCCTTTATGGCCAGCCCCAACGACCCTGCGCATGGGGGTCCGGCTTTTTTGCCGTGGCACCGGGAGTATCTTCGCCGGTTCGAGCTTGCCCTCCAGCAGATCGATTCAAGTGTTTCCATACCCTACTGGGACTGGACAGTCGACAGGACGGCTGGCGCCTCGCTTTGGGCCGCGAATTTCATGGGCGGCAATGGAGCGGGTGCCAGCCGGCAGGTGACTACAGGTCCCTTTGCCTTTTCGACCGGAGAATGGACGCTTACGGTGCGTGATCCCGGCGATACGGTCACTTTCCTTACTCGCGCGTTTGGCGCAATGGGAGCCCTGCCGACTCAACAAGGGGTCAGCGCCACCCTGAATGTGGTTCCATATGATTCCGCACCATGGAACTCCAATAGCAGCACCAGCACGAGTTTCCGGAATCGATTGGAGGGGGTTATTCACAATCCGGGGCACATGTGGGTTGGCGGGTCGATGATGGCCATGTCGTCTCCCAATGATCCCGTATTCTGGCTGCACCATTGCAATATCGATCGGCTATGGGCGGAATGGCAAAGGGAAAATCCTGCGGCGATTTATTTGCCGCCCAGCGGTACCCCCAATGTGGTGGCGGGTCACGGCCGGGATGATCCGATGCCGCCATGGAACAATGAAGCGTCTCCGCCTACGCCTCGAAGCGTTCTCGATCATCATGCGCTCGGTTACACGTATGACGATGAGGGAGTGGTATCTCCGGAGGTCGTGCCCCTTACCGTTGGCGCGCCAGCGACTTCGGCCGCAATAGGGCAGGCGGGAGAAATTGATATATACAGTTTCGTCGTGACTACACCCGGAACTCATGTCATTGGGACTCAGGGTTCCACCGACGTAGTGACGGGCCTGTATGGCCCCAACGACATGGCGACAATCATTACTGAAGATGATGACAGCGGGCCCGGCGCGAATTCGCGGATTGAAAGAAATCTGTCAGCGGGTACCTATTATGTGCGGGTGCGGCACTACAGCGGCTCATCAGTCGGGAGCTATAGTATCTCGGTAAGCGGATCGGCACCCCAGCCCGGTAACCCAACCATTCAGGTGAATGGTCCGGCAGTGCAGGGAACGATCGCTGCCGCGAATGAGCGGGACATGTATACATTCACAGTCACTAATTCCGGTACCCATACTATCGAGACCGCTGGCAGCACCGACTGTTTCCTGACTTTATTTGGTCCCGGCAACCCGGCCACATTCATCGCTCAGGATGATGATAGCGGTCCCGGAACCAATTCAAGGATTGCCGTCAACCTTGCGCCTGGCGTTTACTATGCCCAGGTCAGGCATTACAGCCCAACCGGCACGGGTTCTTACAGCATCTCGGTTAGAACCTGA